From Ipomoea triloba cultivar NCNSP0323 chromosome 5, ASM357664v1, the proteins below share one genomic window:
- the LOC116020886 gene encoding flap endonuclease GEN-like 2 isoform X2: MPDGAIPAIKSATYRRRLNVGNELSQEEPNIKQLSSIRRNSGSEFSCMIKEAKVLGRALGIPCLDGIEEAEAQCALLNSESLCDGCFTADSDAFLFGARTVYRDICLGDGGYVVCYEMDDIERKLGFGRNSLITLAVILGGDYSQGVYGIGRESACQIVKSLGDSTVLQRIASEGLSFVKKTKNSKRHIEAMQCDNKENFPINKDVLKGIKCDLLQRDKDKQVLQVINAYLEPRCHSVDSDGVHRVLAVYPFERNQFQQICAKYFDWPPEKTDEYILPKIAERELRRFSNLRSASTKVGLQVSLDEMPIKCPVSSIIKERKVQGRDSFEVSWDGVEGLETSIVPADLVQSACPEKIMEFQERRAQRKKPKSRRRRVDNRPPSSEIELKLQALLLEIDQENTTVFHGSIRDATLRHTQLLTTLEGGQSRENAVPGSPHVTDLSSSPPSHACLPQLYLVQYAIPASPEVTDLSSPPPPRKNAEVETEVIDLLSPPQASRHDGGSSELQIDDVQRPVDVIEVMSDSDNEMFSPDHLKKARELRSFLASIREDIS; encoded by the exons TTAAATGTTGGAAATGAG CTTTCCCAGGAGGAGCCAAATATAAAGCAACTGTCATCAATTCGAAGAAACAGTGGATCCGAGTTTTCATGTATGATAAAAGAAGCTAAAGTTCTTGGGAGGGCACTTGGCATTCCTTGCTTAGATGG GATTGAAGAGGCTGAAGCACAATGTGCGTTACTCAACTCAGAATCATTATGT GATGGATGTTTTACTGCAGATTCTGATGCATTCTTGTTTGGAGCAAGGACTGTATATAGAGACATTTGCCTTG GCGATGGTGGTTATGTTGTTTGTTATGAAATGGATGATATCGAGAGAAAACTTGGGTTTGGAAGGAATTCCTTG ATTACTCTTGCTGTTATCCTTGGAGGGGATTATTCACAAGGTGTTTACGGGATTGGCAGG GAGTCTGCTTGTCAGATTGTTAAATCACTCGGTGACAGTACTGTTCTGCAACGAATAGCATCAGAAGGATTGTCTTTCGTAAAGAAGACCAAAAATTCGAAAAGGCACATCGAAGCCATGCAATGTGATAACAAAGAGAACTTTCCTATCAATAAAGATGTCCTAAAAG GAATTAAATGTGATTTACTACAAAGGGACAAAGACAAACAGGTGTTGCAAGTAATAAACGCTTATTTGGAGCCGAGGTGTCATTCAGTCGACTCTGATGGTGTGCATAG GGTTCTTGCAGTATATCCATTCGAACGCAACCAATTTCAGCAGATATGTGCAAAATATTTTGATTGGCCTCCTGAGAAAACAG ATGAGTACATCCTTCCTAAGATTGCTGAAAGAGAATTACGACGATTTTCTAATCTGCGATCTGCTTCAACAAAAGTAGGACTCCAGGTTTCCTTGGACGAG ATGCCAATTAAGTGTCCGGTCTCGAGCATTATCAAGGAAAGAAAAGTTCAGGGAAGGGACAGCTTTGAAGTATCTTGGGATGGAGTTGAAGGACTAGAGACCTCGATAGTTCCAGCAGATCTTGTACAGAG TGCTTGTCCCGAAAAGATTATGGAGTTTCAGGAAAGAAGAGCTCAAAGGAAGAAACCAAAATCAAGACGGAGAAGAGTGGACAACAGGCCGCCCTCGAGTGAAATCGAGCTGAAGCTGCAAGCGCTGCTGCTGGAAATTGATCAAGAAAACACAACCGTCTTCCATGGATCGATTCGTGATGCAACACTACGCCATACACAACTGCTTACAACGTTAGAAGGCGGCCAGTCCAGGGAAAACGCTGTTCCAGGATCACCTCATGTGACTGATCTCTCAAGTTCTCCACCGAGCCATGCTTGTCTACCTCAGCTTTATCTCGTGCAATACGCTATTCCAGCATCACCTGAAGTGACTGATCTCTCGAGTCCTCCACCTCCACGCAAGAATGCAGAAGTCGAAACTGAAGTAATTGATCTCTTGAGCCCTCCACAGGCTAGCCGCCATGATGGAGGAAGCTCAGAGCTTCAAATCGATGATGTTCAACGCCCCGTTGATGTAATTGAGGTTATGAGTGATTCAGACAATGAAATGTTCTCCCCTGACCATCTCAAGAAAGCAAGAGAGCTAAGATCTTTCCTAGCAAGCATTCGAGAAGACATTTCTTGA
- the LOC116019020 gene encoding WD repeat-containing protein RUP2-like, with the protein MTNFSSSPGFLLHKQEKPATKTLGGEYEREADDEEKARHEWDFRLSTVVSNSPSAGAVSDVLGVLSFDPSDTLLATGGIARKIRVYSAESLLLDSENDAVLLDHAVACGLCICTPAKLSSLRWKPGWGNRVIGSGDYDGVVTEYDLETSVAVFERDEHGGRRVWSMDYSHWDPAVGASGSDDGTMQTWDPRCPDGKCLGSVRPSPARSPVCCVEFSPFRGPILAAGCADSNLYAYDARMMPAPLFVLDGHLNAVTYVRFLDHRTAVTAAVDGSLKTWDTDERRLVRSYKGHVNTKRFVGLSAWTTGGLLCCGSENNQVFVYDKRWGQPIWAHSWDRSGGSDGGFIGSVCWMQRGYDDKCTLVAGGSDGVLKVFNGRRIEDRS; encoded by the coding sequence atgaCAAACTTCTCTTCATCACCGGGCTTTCTCCTCCACAAACAAGAAAAACCAGCCACAAAAACCCTAGGAGGAGAATATGAAAGGGAAGCTGATGATGAAGAGAAGGCCCGGCACGAGTGGGATTTCCGGCTCTCCACCGTGGTTTCTAATTCCCCGTCGGCCGGAGCCGTTTCCGACGTCCTTGGGGTTTTATCTTTCGACCCTTCTGATACATTGTTGGCCACCGGCGGGATAGCAAGGAAGATCAGAGTGTACAGCGCTGAGTCCTTGTTGTTGGACTCTGAGAACGACGCCGTTTTGCTGGATCATGCTGTCGCGTGTGGGCTTTGTATCTGCACGCCCGCGAAGCTCAGCAGTTTGAGGTGGAAGCCCGGGTGGGGGAACCGGGTAATCGGGTCGGGCGACTACGACGGGGTCGTGACGGAATATGACCTGGAGACGAGCGTGGCGGTGTTCGAGCGTGACGAGCACGGCGGGCGGCGCGTTTGGAGCATGGATTACTCGCATTGGGATCCGGCGGTGGGCGCGTCGGGGTCCGACGACGGCACCATGCAGACGTGGGACCCGCGCTGCCCCGACGGGAAATGCCTCGGCTCGGTGCGGCCCAGCCCGGCCCGCAGCCCCGTTTGCTGCGTCGAGTTCAGCCCGTTCCGCGGCCCGATCCTCGCCGCGGGCTGCGCGGACTCAAACCTCTACGCCTACGACGCCCGAATGATGCCCGCCCCGCTCTTCGTCCTCGACGGCCACCTCAACGCCGTCACCTACGTCAGATTCCTCGACCACCGCACCGCCGTAACCGCCGCCGTAGACGGCAGTTTAAAAACGTGGGACACCGACGAACGCCGCCTTGTACGGTCGTACAAAGGCCACGTAAACACCAAAAGATTCGTGGGTTTATCCGCGTGGACCACCGGAGGGCTGCTGTGTTGTGGCTCGGAAAATAACCAAGTTTTCGTGTACGACAAGAGGTGGGGCCAGCCCATTTGGGCCCACAGTTGGGATCGCAGCGGCGGCAGTGACGGCGGGTTCATTGGCAGCGTCTGCTGGATGCAAAGAGGATACGATGACAAGTGCACACTTGTCGCCGGAGGCTCCGACGGGGTTCTGAAGGTTTTTAATGGCAGAAGAATTGAAGATCGGAGCTAG